A single region of the Cronobacter condimenti 1330 genome encodes:
- a CDS encoding NAD(P)H-dependent oxidoreductase produces MSNILIINGAKQFAHSNGQLNDTLTEVAESYLRDVGHDVQVTRADSDYDAKEEVQKYLWADVIIYQMPGWWMGAPWTVKKYIDDVFTEGHGSLYASDGRTRSDASKKYGSGGLLQGKKYMLSLTWNAPLEAFTDKDQFFHGVGVDGVYLPFHKANEFLSLTALPTYIANDVIKMPDVPRHIAEYREHLAKIFA; encoded by the coding sequence TCAACGGCGCGAAGCAATTCGCTCACTCCAACGGCCAGCTCAACGACACCCTGACTGAGGTCGCGGAGAGCTACCTGCGCGACGTCGGACATGATGTTCAGGTCACCCGCGCCGACAGCGACTACGATGCCAAAGAAGAAGTGCAGAAGTATCTGTGGGCTGACGTCATCATTTATCAGATGCCAGGCTGGTGGATGGGCGCGCCGTGGACCGTGAAAAAATACATTGATGACGTCTTTACCGAAGGTCACGGTTCACTGTACGCCAGCGACGGTCGTACCCGCTCCGATGCCTCGAAGAAATATGGCTCCGGCGGCCTGCTTCAGGGCAAAAAATATATGCTTTCACTGACCTGGAACGCGCCGCTGGAGGCGTTTACCGATAAAGATCAGTTTTTCCATGGCGTCGGCGTAGACGGCGTCTATCTGCCCTTCCACAAGGCGAACGAGTTCCTGAGCCTGACCGCGCTGCCAACCTATATCGCCAACGACGTGATTAAAATGCCGGACGTGCCGCGCCACATTGCAGAATATCGCGAGCATCTGGCGAAAATTTTTGCTTAA
- a CDS encoding putative quinol monooxygenase, with translation MLTVIAEIRTRPGAHHRQAVLEAFKKIIPAVLAEAGCHGYAPMVDSATGLGFQTSAPDSIVMVEQWASAEHLKAHLETPHMQGFRDEVKGDVLDTSIRILESGV, from the coding sequence ATGCTGACAGTAATAGCAGAAATTCGTACCCGTCCTGGCGCGCACCACCGTCAGGCGGTGCTGGAAGCGTTCAAGAAGATCATTCCAGCGGTACTTGCAGAGGCGGGTTGCCACGGTTACGCGCCAATGGTAGACAGCGCGACCGGCCTGGGCTTCCAGACCAGCGCGCCGGATTCCATTGTCATGGTGGAGCAGTGGGCCAGTGCCGAGCACTTAAAAGCGCACCTGGAAACGCCGCACATGCAGGGTTTTCGTGATGAGGTTAAAGGCGACGTGCTGGATACCTCCATCCGCATTCTGGAAAGCGGCGTCTGA
- the katG gene encoding catalase/peroxidase HPI gives MSTPTETHNTLSAGKCPFHQGNHNQSAGGGTASRDWWPNQLRVELLNQHSERTNPLGEAFNYRNAFSELDYAALKGDLKALLTDSQPWWPADWGSYTGLFIRMAWHSAGTYRATDGRGGAGRGQQRFAPLNSWPDNVSLDKARRLLWPVKQKYGQKISWADLFILAGNVALENSGFRTFGFGAGREDVWEPDMDVNWGDEKNWLEHRHPESLAQAPLGATEMGLIYVNPEGPNHSGDPASAAPAIRATFGNMGMNDEETVALIAGGHTLGKTHGAGAASHVGVDPEAAPIEAQGLGWTSNFGSGAGADAITSGLEVTWTQTPTQWSNYFFENLFKYEWVQTRSPAGAIQFEAVDAPEIIPDPFDPSKKRKPTMLVTDLTLRFDPEYEKISRRFLNDPQAFNEAFARAWYKLTHRDMGPKARYIGPEVPKEDLIWQDPLPAAIYQPTQADIDALKAEIANAGLSVSELVSVAWASASTFRGGDKRGGANGARLALAPQRDWAVNAPTARALATLEALQRSANKASLADIIVLAGVVGIEQAAKAAGVDVTVPFSPGRVDARQDQTDIAQFELLKPAADGFRNYRGVRNSTSTEALLIDKAQQLTLTAPELTVLVGGMRVLGANFDASQHGVFTDRVGVLSNDFFVNLLDMRNEWKAIDATSEAFEGRDRISGEVKFTATRADLVFGSNAILRAVAEVYASQDAREKFVKDFVVAWTKVMNLDRFDLR, from the coding sequence ATGAGCACGCCAACTGAGACACACAATACGTTATCTGCGGGGAAATGCCCCTTCCATCAGGGAAACCATAATCAAAGCGCCGGCGGCGGCACCGCCAGCCGCGACTGGTGGCCAAATCAGTTGCGCGTGGAGCTGCTAAACCAGCACTCCGAACGCACTAATCCGCTGGGAGAGGCGTTTAACTACCGCAACGCGTTCAGTGAGCTGGATTACGCGGCGCTGAAAGGCGACCTGAAAGCGCTGTTAACCGATTCTCAACCGTGGTGGCCGGCCGACTGGGGCAGCTACACCGGGCTTTTCATTCGTATGGCGTGGCACAGCGCTGGTACTTACCGCGCGACTGACGGGCGTGGCGGCGCAGGCCGTGGGCAGCAGCGTTTCGCGCCGCTTAACTCCTGGCCGGATAACGTAAGCCTTGATAAAGCGCGCCGCCTGCTGTGGCCCGTCAAACAGAAATATGGCCAGAAAATCTCCTGGGCCGACCTCTTTATTCTCGCCGGCAACGTCGCGCTGGAAAACTCGGGTTTCCGTACCTTTGGTTTCGGTGCCGGGCGTGAAGACGTCTGGGAACCGGATATGGACGTGAACTGGGGCGATGAGAAAAACTGGCTTGAACATCGCCATCCGGAATCACTGGCGCAGGCGCCGCTCGGCGCGACCGAAATGGGCCTTATCTACGTCAACCCCGAAGGGCCGAACCACAGCGGCGACCCGGCTTCCGCCGCGCCCGCGATTCGCGCTACCTTTGGCAACATGGGGATGAACGACGAAGAGACCGTGGCGCTGATCGCAGGCGGCCATACGCTGGGTAAAACCCACGGCGCAGGCGCGGCGAGCCATGTTGGCGTTGACCCGGAAGCCGCCCCGATTGAAGCGCAGGGCCTCGGCTGGACCAGTAACTTCGGCAGCGGTGCGGGCGCGGATGCGATCACCTCCGGCCTGGAAGTGACCTGGACCCAGACGCCGACCCAGTGGAGCAACTACTTCTTTGAGAACCTCTTCAAATATGAGTGGGTGCAGACCCGTAGCCCGGCAGGCGCAATTCAGTTTGAAGCCGTAGACGCGCCGGAGATTATCCCGGACCCGTTTGACCCGTCGAAAAAACGCAAGCCGACAATGCTGGTCACCGACCTGACGCTACGTTTCGACCCGGAATACGAGAAGATTTCGCGCCGTTTCCTGAACGATCCGCAGGCGTTTAACGAAGCCTTCGCCCGCGCCTGGTATAAACTGACGCACCGCGATATGGGGCCGAAAGCACGCTACATCGGGCCGGAAGTACCGAAAGAAGATCTGATCTGGCAAGACCCGCTGCCCGCGGCGATTTACCAGCCGACGCAGGCGGATATCGATGCCCTGAAGGCAGAGATTGCGAACGCCGGGCTGTCGGTCAGTGAACTGGTTTCTGTGGCCTGGGCCTCGGCATCGACCTTCCGCGGCGGTGACAAACGCGGCGGCGCTAACGGCGCACGTCTGGCGCTTGCCCCGCAGCGCGACTGGGCGGTAAATGCGCCAACCGCGCGTGCGCTGGCAACGCTTGAAGCGCTCCAGCGTAGCGCGAACAAAGCCTCACTGGCGGACATCATTGTGCTGGCAGGCGTGGTGGGCATCGAACAGGCCGCAAAAGCCGCCGGTGTTGACGTGACCGTACCGTTCTCGCCGGGCCGCGTCGATGCGCGTCAGGATCAGACTGATATTGCGCAGTTCGAACTGCTGAAACCGGCAGCTGATGGTTTCCGTAACTATCGCGGCGTGCGTAACAGCACGTCTACCGAAGCGCTGCTTATCGACAAAGCGCAGCAGCTGACGCTGACCGCACCGGAACTCACGGTACTGGTAGGCGGGATGCGCGTTCTCGGCGCCAACTTTGATGCCAGCCAGCACGGCGTGTTCACCGATCGTGTGGGCGTGCTCAGCAATGATTTCTTCGTGAATCTGCTGGATATGCGTAACGAGTGGAAAGCGATCGACGCGACCTCAGAAGCGTTTGAAGGACGCGATCGTATCAGCGGTGAGGTGAAATTTACGGCGACCCGCGCGGATCTGGTGTTTGGCTCCAACGCGATTCTGCGTGCGGTAGCGGAAGTCTACGCAAGCCAGGATGCCCGCGAGAAATTCGTGAAGGATTTCGTGGTGGCGTGGACCAAAGTAATGAACCTTGATCGTTTCGATCTGCGTTAA
- a CDS encoding LysR family transcriptional regulator, with protein MKLAIDDDITFRKLSIFMAFMEKGNIARTAEALGLSAVSVHRALHSLEEGVRCPLFVHRGRSLVALPAAETLLEYCQEAIGLMVRGIEETQRTAGIGQGRLRVGTLYSLTLETVPRLLMGMKLRRPDLELDLTMGSNQVLLNMLEDGALDAILISVSETQVDHKTLEVTPLFNDDIYLAAPAAEALDTRRDADLRHYKNRKFVSLAEGFATYAGFQEAFHVAGFEPDIVTRVNDIFSMLSLVQAGVGLSLVPGRVKKLYENDVQLLKLAEPYQMRQQIALVFARNRERDPNLLALAAECRMYALSLNKN; from the coding sequence ATGAAACTCGCCATCGACGACGACATCACATTTCGCAAGCTTTCTATCTTCATGGCGTTTATGGAGAAGGGAAATATCGCCCGCACCGCCGAGGCACTGGGCTTAAGCGCCGTCAGCGTGCACCGGGCGCTGCACAGCCTGGAAGAAGGTGTGCGCTGCCCGCTCTTTGTGCACCGGGGCCGCAGCCTGGTGGCACTGCCCGCTGCCGAAACCTTGCTGGAATATTGTCAGGAGGCCATCGGCCTGATGGTGCGCGGTATTGAGGAGACGCAGCGTACGGCGGGCATCGGCCAGGGGCGGTTGCGCGTCGGCACGCTCTATTCGCTGACGCTTGAAACCGTACCGCGTCTGCTGATGGGCATGAAGCTGCGCCGCCCCGATCTGGAACTCGATCTCACGATGGGCTCTAATCAGGTGCTGCTCAATATGCTGGAAGACGGCGCGCTGGACGCCATACTGATTTCGGTCTCGGAAACGCAGGTTGACCACAAAACGCTGGAAGTGACGCCGCTTTTTAACGACGACATTTATCTCGCGGCTCCGGCAGCGGAAGCGCTTGATACCCGACGCGACGCAGATTTGCGCCACTATAAAAACCGTAAGTTCGTTTCGCTGGCAGAGGGGTTCGCCACTTATGCCGGCTTTCAGGAGGCGTTTCACGTGGCGGGCTTTGAGCCGGATATCGTCACCCGCGTGAATGACATTTTCTCCATGCTGAGCCTGGTGCAGGCGGGCGTTGGGCTGTCGCTGGTGCCGGGGCGCGTGAAGAAGCTTTATGAAAACGATGTGCAGCTTCTGAAGCTTGCGGAGCCGTACCAGATGCGCCAGCAGATAGCGCTGGTGTTTGCCCGCAATCGCGAGCGCGATCCAAACCTGCTGGCGCTTGCGGCAGAGTGTCGCATGTACGCGCTGAGCCTCAATAAAAATTAA
- the mdcH gene encoding malonate decarboxylase subunit epsilon has translation MKSIFTFPGQGTQRPGMLQHLPDEETQRAAREVLGDEFATLDTPQALRHTRAVQLALLIAGVASARALMAQGVMPDMVSGLSIGAYPAAVIAGALDFRDALRLVALRGDLMEQAYPHGYGLTAILGLRLDQVEKLAAEQGAYIANLNAETQIVIAGRDEQMARVSEAALALGATKVNRLAVSVPSHCALLDAPAQTLFEAFHDVTLHRPTCAYLSGSTARVVWQPERIADDLAFNMARTVRWQEAMIAARERDARLAIEMPPGGVLTCLTRQAGWEGESISLERSGMDVARHLAARLSRD, from the coding sequence ATGAAAAGTATTTTTACGTTCCCGGGGCAAGGTACCCAGCGCCCCGGCATGCTGCAACATTTACCCGATGAGGAGACGCAGCGCGCGGCACGCGAGGTGCTGGGCGATGAATTCGCCACCCTCGACACGCCGCAGGCGCTGCGCCACACCCGCGCCGTACAGCTCGCGCTGCTGATTGCCGGTGTGGCCTCCGCCCGCGCGCTGATGGCGCAGGGCGTCATGCCGGATATGGTCAGCGGTTTGTCGATTGGGGCCTATCCGGCGGCGGTGATCGCCGGCGCGCTCGATTTTCGCGACGCCTTACGGCTGGTGGCGCTGCGCGGCGATCTGATGGAGCAGGCCTATCCGCATGGTTATGGGTTGACCGCCATCCTCGGCCTGCGTCTGGATCAGGTCGAAAAACTGGCGGCGGAGCAGGGCGCGTATATCGCCAACCTCAATGCCGAAACGCAGATTGTGATTGCCGGGCGTGATGAACAGATGGCGAGGGTGAGCGAAGCGGCGCTCGCGCTTGGCGCGACCAAAGTGAACCGGCTCGCCGTCAGCGTGCCGTCCCACTGCGCGCTGCTCGACGCCCCGGCGCAAACACTTTTTGAGGCCTTTCACGACGTCACCCTGCATCGCCCGACGTGCGCTTACCTCAGCGGCAGCACCGCCCGCGTGGTGTGGCAGCCTGAGCGCATCGCAGACGATCTGGCGTTCAACATGGCGCGCACGGTGCGCTGGCAGGAGGCGATGATCGCCGCTCGCGAGCGCGACGCGAGGCTTGCCATTGAGATGCCGCCCGGCGGCGTGCTGACCTGTCTGACCCGCCAGGCCGGGTGGGAAGGCGAGAGCATTTCACTTGAGCGCAGCGGCATGGATGTTGCGAGGCATCTGGCGGCGCGTCTGTCCCGAGATTAA
- a CDS encoding malonate decarboxylase holo-ACP synthase — protein sequence MTDTPRPHDLLWLNDSRALQGIDALWVSEQWKCQFPVVVRRDLSDSGLIPVGVRGVRRDQRAAGWVAAQDIVRVATPESLACLQTLLRSPFVSQPPVQAAIQLAQRTWPWAWGITGSAGYALATEMPVLHPESDLDLTIRAPVPVTPAAFADWQRWVTQLPCRADTQVETPFGAFSLTEWLRDGRVLLKTNRGPLRVGDPWCREDA from the coding sequence ATGACCGACACGCCGCGTCCCCACGATTTACTCTGGCTTAACGACAGCCGCGCGCTCCAGGGCATTGACGCCCTGTGGGTAAGCGAGCAGTGGAAGTGCCAGTTTCCGGTGGTGGTACGGCGTGACCTGAGCGACAGCGGCTTGATCCCGGTGGGTGTGCGCGGCGTCAGACGCGACCAGCGCGCCGCCGGGTGGGTGGCGGCGCAGGATATCGTGCGCGTGGCGACACCGGAGTCGCTCGCCTGCCTTCAGACGCTGCTGCGCTCGCCGTTTGTCTCACAGCCTCCTGTGCAGGCCGCTATTCAACTCGCGCAGCGCACGTGGCCCTGGGCGTGGGGCATTACCGGCTCTGCCGGTTACGCGCTGGCGACCGAAATGCCGGTGCTGCACCCAGAAAGCGATCTCGACCTGACAATCCGGGCGCCCGTGCCTGTTACGCCTGCCGCCTTCGCCGACTGGCAACGGTGGGTTACCCAACTGCCGTGCCGGGCGGATACGCAGGTAGAGACGCCGTTCGGCGCGTTTTCGCTGACGGAATGGCTGCGCGACGGGCGGGTATTATTAAAAACCAACCGGGGGCCGCTGCGGGTTGGCGACCCCTGGTGCAGGGAGGACGCATGA
- a CDS encoding AEC family transporter: MTYVIIHALAPIFVIMLLGFMAGKTKMVDNQNVALLNIFVMDFALPAALFSATVQTPWAGIVAQSPLIIVLVLAMWITYAAIYFLAVGPFKKSPQDAAVLTLTVALPNYAALGLPILGSVLGEGPSTSLSVAVSIACGSVLMTPFCLLILEREKARASGEKSGSTLAMLPVLMWRSVKKPIVWGPLLGVVLSAIGIKMPELVLAAIKPLGLAATAAALFLTGVILSARKLNINSVVITATIAKLLIQPFIAWGIVLALGLTGPVAITAILMIALAAGFFGVVFGNRFGVQSPDAEAVLLLSSVLSILSLPLFITLTQGL; encoded by the coding sequence ATGACTTACGTGATTATTCATGCGCTTGCCCCTATTTTTGTGATCATGCTGCTCGGCTTTATGGCGGGCAAAACAAAAATGGTCGATAACCAAAACGTCGCTTTACTCAATATCTTTGTGATGGACTTTGCCCTGCCAGCTGCGCTGTTTAGCGCCACCGTACAGACGCCGTGGGCGGGCATTGTCGCCCAGTCGCCGCTCATCATCGTCCTGGTGCTGGCGATGTGGATAACCTACGCCGCCATTTACTTCCTGGCGGTCGGGCCGTTTAAGAAATCCCCGCAGGATGCCGCCGTGCTCACGCTGACCGTGGCGCTGCCGAACTACGCCGCGTTGGGTCTGCCTATCCTTGGCAGCGTGCTCGGTGAAGGGCCATCGACATCGCTTTCCGTCGCGGTCTCCATTGCCTGCGGTTCGGTGCTGATGACGCCGTTCTGTCTGCTTATTCTGGAACGTGAAAAAGCGCGTGCCAGCGGCGAGAAGAGCGGCTCAACGCTCGCGATGCTGCCGGTGTTGATGTGGCGTTCGGTGAAAAAACCGATCGTCTGGGGGCCGCTGCTTGGCGTGGTGCTCTCCGCCATTGGCATCAAAATGCCGGAGCTGGTGCTTGCCGCCATTAAACCGCTCGGCCTTGCCGCGACCGCTGCTGCGCTCTTCCTGACCGGCGTTATCCTCTCGGCCCGTAAGCTCAACATTAATTCTGTGGTGATTACCGCGACCATTGCCAAGCTGCTGATCCAGCCGTTTATCGCCTGGGGTATCGTGCTCGCGCTTGGCCTGACGGGGCCGGTTGCTATCACCGCTATCCTGATGATTGCCCTGGCGGCGGGCTTCTTCGGCGTGGTATTCGGCAACCGTTTCGGCGTACAGTCGCCGGACGCCGAAGCCGTGCTGCTGTTAAGCTCGGTACTGAGCATTCTTTCACTGCCGCTTTTTATCACCTTAACGCAAGGACTCTAA
- the mdcE gene encoding biotin-independent malonate decarboxylase subunit gamma, whose amino-acid sequence MTNTVSRGALWLEKLAPNAKRQEGLCPSVQVADAALNGEPARFIAVVPDAHNHYPRAAKGEVGLLEGWTLARVVSKTIKEDADKPVKRPIIAVIDVPSQAYGRREEAFGIHQALAGAAGAYANARLAGHPVIGLIVGKAMSGAFLAHGYQANRLIAFNDKGVLVHAMGKESAARITLRTVEALEKLAATIPPMAYDVANYATLGLLSDLLDIRNPDAPTPEDLALVNATLQRAIDDARRDPSLKTRLGADNRRSSQHVRERLRASW is encoded by the coding sequence ATGACGAATACAGTAAGCCGGGGCGCCTTATGGCTTGAAAAACTCGCGCCCAACGCGAAACGTCAGGAGGGGCTTTGCCCGTCCGTTCAGGTGGCCGATGCCGCGCTTAACGGCGAACCCGCACGCTTTATCGCCGTCGTGCCGGATGCCCATAACCACTACCCGCGCGCCGCTAAAGGGGAGGTCGGGCTGCTGGAGGGCTGGACGCTTGCCAGAGTAGTCAGCAAAACCATCAAAGAAGATGCCGATAAGCCTGTGAAGCGCCCGATTATCGCGGTGATTGACGTGCCAAGCCAGGCGTATGGCCGTCGCGAAGAGGCGTTCGGCATTCATCAGGCGCTCGCCGGGGCTGCGGGCGCTTATGCTAACGCACGCCTTGCCGGACATCCGGTGATTGGGCTTATCGTCGGTAAAGCGATGTCCGGGGCGTTTCTCGCCCACGGCTACCAGGCAAACCGGTTAATCGCCTTTAACGACAAAGGCGTGCTGGTGCATGCGATGGGTAAAGAATCTGCCGCGCGCATTACGCTTCGCACCGTCGAGGCGCTGGAGAAACTGGCGGCGACCATCCCGCCGATGGCCTATGACGTCGCCAACTACGCGACGCTCGGGCTGCTCTCTGACCTGCTCGATATCCGAAACCCGGATGCACCAACACCTGAGGATCTGGCACTGGTGAACGCCACGCTGCAACGCGCAATTGATGATGCGCGTCGTGACCCGAGCCTGAAAACCCGCCTCGGCGCCGACAACCGCCGTAGCTCACAGCATGTACGCGAACGTCTGCGCGCCAGCTGGTAA
- a CDS encoding biotin-independent malonate decarboxylase subunit beta, producing the protein MRNDRSFIELRARERARALLDEGSFRELLDSFEQVMSPWLGKQGIVPQADDGMVVAKGTINGQPAVVIAIEGTFQGGSMGEVSGAKMAAALELAAEDNRNGIPTQAVLCLETGGVRLQEANLGLAAIADIHAAIVDLRRYTPVVGIVAGTVGCFGGMSIAAALCSYLIVTREARLGLNGPQVIEQEAGVEEYDSRDRPFIWSMTGGEVRYESGFVDALVGDGVNAVKTAMNEAIAKGVPSQHRSDNYAWYLDRLTRFDTAKQADREQIKQVFAREEK; encoded by the coding sequence ATGCGTAACGACCGCAGCTTTATTGAACTTCGGGCGCGCGAACGCGCCAGGGCACTGCTCGATGAAGGCAGCTTTCGCGAACTGCTCGACTCGTTTGAGCAGGTCATGTCGCCGTGGCTTGGCAAGCAGGGCATCGTCCCGCAGGCGGACGACGGCATGGTGGTAGCAAAAGGCACCATCAATGGGCAGCCCGCCGTGGTGATTGCCATTGAAGGCACCTTCCAGGGCGGCAGCATGGGCGAAGTTTCCGGCGCGAAAATGGCCGCCGCCCTTGAGCTGGCCGCGGAGGATAACCGCAACGGCATTCCCACCCAGGCGGTGTTATGCCTGGAAACGGGTGGCGTGCGTCTGCAGGAGGCCAACCTCGGCCTCGCGGCGATTGCCGATATCCACGCCGCGATTGTCGACCTGCGCCGCTATACGCCGGTGGTCGGCATTGTTGCGGGCACTGTGGGCTGCTTCGGCGGGATGTCCATCGCGGCGGCGCTGTGCAGCTATCTCATCGTGACCCGTGAAGCACGCCTTGGCCTGAACGGCCCGCAGGTGATTGAGCAGGAAGCGGGTGTGGAAGAGTACGACTCCCGCGACCGTCCGTTTATCTGGAGCATGACCGGCGGCGAAGTGCGCTATGAAAGCGGTTTTGTCGACGCGCTGGTAGGCGATGGCGTTAACGCGGTGAAAACGGCGATGAACGAAGCCATCGCTAAAGGCGTGCCATCACAGCACCGCAGCGACAACTACGCCTGGTATCTCGATCGTCTGACGCGGTTCGACACCGCGAAACAGGCGGATCGCGAACAGATCAAACAGGTTTTTGCGCGGGAGGAAAAATGA
- the mdcC gene encoding malonate decarboxylase acyl carrier protein, which produces MEQITLSFPASRTLNGRALAGVVGSGDMEVLFTADQQQALNVTITTSVDNSTARWNALFDRLNLQNGLPSGTLVIHDFGATPGVARIRIEQVFEEVSHA; this is translated from the coding sequence ATGGAACAGATTACATTGTCATTCCCCGCGAGCCGCACGCTGAACGGCAGAGCGCTGGCGGGAGTGGTCGGATCCGGTGATATGGAAGTGCTGTTCACCGCCGATCAGCAACAGGCGCTCAACGTGACCATCACGACATCCGTGGACAACAGCACCGCGCGCTGGAATGCGCTGTTTGACCGCCTCAACCTGCAAAATGGCCTGCCATCCGGCACGCTGGTTATCCACGATTTCGGCGCGACGCCCGGCGTGGCGCGCATTCGCATCGAACAGGTTTTTGAGGAGGTCAGCCATGCGTAA
- a CDS encoding triphosphoribosyl-dephospho-CoA synthase: MNRQPLTHAEGTADALARIATACLIDEARLTPKPGLVDCRGSGAHHDLTLALMERSAHSLTPTFHALAQQSWQRPADIALRETIGRLGREGEAQMMAATGGVNTHRGAIWALGLLVSATAMCDAGATGEAIAATAARLAGLPDAGAPKGFSKGLRATRRYQVPGAREEAQQGFPHVMQLALPQLHASRRGGAKETEARLDALMAIMTSLCDTCVLNRAGLTGQMTMQRGARTVLAAGGTATDAGRRALAELDSEMLALNASPGGAADLLAATLYLDRVSAPSRITE; encoded by the coding sequence ATGAACCGACAGCCACTGACTCACGCCGAAGGCACCGCAGACGCACTGGCGCGCATCGCCACCGCCTGCCTGATTGATGAAGCGAGACTCACCCCGAAGCCGGGTCTGGTGGACTGTCGCGGGAGCGGCGCGCATCACGACCTGACGCTTGCGCTGATGGAGCGTTCGGCCCACAGCCTGACGCCCACCTTTCATGCGCTGGCTCAGCAGAGCTGGCAGCGCCCGGCGGATATTGCGCTACGCGAAACCATTGGCCGTCTGGGCCGCGAGGGCGAAGCGCAAATGATGGCGGCCACCGGCGGGGTGAATACCCATCGCGGTGCTATCTGGGCGCTGGGACTGCTGGTGAGCGCCACCGCCATGTGCGACGCCGGAGCGACAGGTGAGGCTATCGCCGCCACGGCCGCCCGTCTGGCAGGCCTGCCGGACGCTGGCGCGCCGAAGGGCTTCAGCAAAGGGCTTCGCGCCACGCGGCGTTATCAGGTGCCGGGCGCGCGTGAAGAGGCGCAGCAGGGGTTTCCACATGTGATGCAACTCGCGCTTCCGCAGCTTCACGCCAGCCGCCGTGGCGGCGCGAAAGAAACCGAAGCACGTCTGGACGCGCTGATGGCCATCATGACGTCGCTGTGCGACACCTGCGTGCTTAACCGCGCGGGGCTCACGGGCCAGATGACCATGCAGCGCGGCGCCCGCACCGTGCTGGCCGCAGGCGGTACGGCGACCGACGCCGGGCGTCGCGCGCTGGCAGAGCTTGATAGCGAGATGCTGGCGCTGAACGCCTCGCCAGGCGGAGCTGCTGATCTGCTGGCCGCCACGCTCTACCTCGACCGCGTGAGCGCGCCATCTCGAATAACCGAATAA